The Paenibacillus sp. G2S3 region CGGCAGCCTCGCTCGCGCCGCAAGCTGCGCGAAGCGCGGGTCTGCCCGCCCTGCCGATGGCGGGCGGCACTTCCGCAGCGCCGCTTGCTGCTGCGGCGCTGCTTCCCGTCGCCGCCGCTTGGCGCTGGCGGCGTAGCCTGGCTCTGCTGCTGGCAGCGCGGAGCGCCAGCAGCATGAGCCGCGAGAGGCAGCTGCGCGCTGCCTCTCTAGCTTGGCACGGGCTGGCGGAGCGGTATGGACCGCCGCCGCCCGGTGTCACTGGCAGGAGTATGTGGACTCCCTGCAGATTTACGACGCCGGACTAAGCGAAGCCGTCCGGCAGTTCGTACGCCAGTGGGAAACGCTGGCGTACGCGCCCGCGACTTCAGACTTCGTCGCGGCCAATCCCGCAAAGGAAATTGCAGCAATATCTACCATATCAGCAATTCCTGCAATCTCTGCGGCGCCAGCCTCTCCCGCTGACATCAGTGAGCTTACTACTCCTGATGCGTACGCGTTTATACGTGAATGCCTGATCATCACCTTTCGGTTAACTTAATCGATCAGAAGAGTTGATGCTGCTATACAATTCCTTCCATGGAAAGGATTGTTCTTCATGAAGTTTAGGTCTCTCCTATTATGAAAAGTGTACTCTCCTTTCCTTGACGATGAGAATTAACCATGAGTATAATGAATCCAATAATCAAGGGAGGCTCGTAATGAATAAGCCAAATGAAATTATCGTCGTTCTCGATTTTGGGGGACAATACAACCAACTTATCGCGCGCAGAATTCGGGACCTGGGAGTATACAGCGAACTTTTGCCGTACAATACGCCAGTAGACAAGATCAAAGCACTTGCACCTAAAGGGATTATCTTCTCTGGTGGTCCTAGCAGTGTGTATGCTGAAGATGCTCCACATGTGGATCCAGCGATCTATGATTTAGGAGTACCGATCTTCGGTATTTGCTATGGTATGCAGCTAATGGCTCACCAGCTTGACGGTAAAGTGGAACGCTCCGCTAAACGTGAATATGGTAAAGCTGACATTGACTTTGAACAAGGTACTGCATTAGTGGCTGGGCTAGAGAGCCGCCAGACGGTATGGATGAGCCATGGTGACCATGTGGTTGAACTTCCAACAGGATTCAAGCTGGATGCAGGAACTGAAAGTGCTCCAATCGCTGCAATGAGCAATGATGAGCGCAAGTTGTTCGCGGTTCAATTCCACCCAGAAGTGCGTCACTCTGTACATGGTAACGAGATGATCTCGAACTTCTTGTATCAAATTTGTGGTTGCGACGGCAAATGGACGATGGAATCGTTTATCGATGAAGCCATTCAAGATATTCGTAACCAAGTTGGAGATAAAAAAGTACTCTGCGCACTTAGCGGTGGCGTGGATTCCTCTGTGGTTGCAATGCTCATTCACCGTGCAATTGGTGACCAATTGACTTGTATGTTTATTGATCACGGCCTTCTTCGTAAAGGTGAAGCAGAAAGCGTAATGGAAACCTTCGTAGGTAAGTTCGATATTCATGTCGTGAAAATCGATGCCCGCGAACGCTTCATGAGCAAGCTTGCAGGTGTTGAAGATCCAGAGCAAAAACGTAAAATCATTGGTAATGAGTTTATCTACTGCTTCGACGAAGAGTCTGCTAAGCTCGGAGATTTCGCTTTCCTTGCGCAAGGTACACTGTATACGGATATCGTTGAGAGCGGAACAGCTACGGCACAAACGATTAAATCTCACCACAATGTGGGCGGTCTGCCGGAGGATATGAAGTTCAGCTTGATCGAGCCATTAAACACATTGTTTAAAGATGAGGTTCGTAAACTAGGTGAAGAACTGGGAATGCCACGTGCTATCGTTTGGCGTCAGCCTTTCCCTGGTCCAGGTCTTGCTATTCGTGTCTTGGGTGAAGTAACAGAGGACAAGCTTACTATCGTTCGCGACTCTGACTACATTCTGCAAGAGGAAATTGCTAAGGCGGGATTAGACCGTGAAATTTGGCAATACTTCACAGCCCTGCCTAACATGAAGAGTGTTGGTGTTATGGGAGATGCTCGTACTTATTCCTACACAGTAGGCGTCCGTGCAGTAACTTCCATCGATGGTATGACTGCTGACTGGGCACGTATCCCTTGGGATATTCTAGAGAAAATCTCTGTACGTATCGTCAACGAAGTGGAGAACGTAAACCGCGTAGTGTATGACATTACTTCGAAACCACCAGCAACGATTGAGTGGGAATAATAATAGATTAACAAAAACTCCCTTTTATCTGCGTTATCTAGCAGAGAGAAGGGAGTTTTTTTGTTCCAAATCAAAGAGTTTTTCGAGGGTTGATTAATTAATGCAAAATAAATCCTTCCTCTTCGGCCTCATTGCTTGGCAGGAAAGGCAGCTTCGGGTTTGTTTTCAATAAAGTTTCCATCAGCGCATGATCAAAATTATGCTTTACTGTACAGTTGCGGTCAAAAATCATGGTTGCCTCATCTCCCGGTTTACATGCCGGCCACTGTGGGAGGGAAGGGAGGCTAGGATTGCCATAGCGTGCAAAGCTTACCCAGGCACCGCTGATGCGTTCCTCCATCCGATCGGAAACACCCGGAATAAGGCACACGGGAACACGTTCCGTATTGTGGAATACGAAAGGGATCTCAGCACAGTGCCATGCTGTCTTGCCGCCTTCAAAAGGAAATTCATAAGCAAACAAGTAGGAGTAGATAGGTGCTTCTCCGTGTAAGGATTTTTTCTCAATAAAGTCCTTGGTTGGAATGCGGAAGAAGGTATCCAAGAATAGCAGGTCGGACAAGTGTTTATCCGGATACGCTTCCCTAAATTGTGTAACTAGCTCCTCCGTATGATTGCCATACTTTTGGGTCAGCATCTCCATGGTAGCTTCCTCAGGCAAGCCCTCCTTGTTAGGGACACCGGGACCAAAAGCAAACTCACCAAATACGCTACCAATCAACACCGGAATGCTTTTCGCATGCTCGGTAAAGCCCACCTCTCTAGGGTCGCCTACATAGAATTCATTAGGCATAGGATTGCCGCCAATGTATTCCCCTTGCATTGCGAGCGCCGGTGCAACTTTATTATAAGCGGCAGCTAACT contains the following coding sequences:
- the guaA gene encoding glutamine-hydrolyzing GMP synthase, encoding MNKPNEIIVVLDFGGQYNQLIARRIRDLGVYSELLPYNTPVDKIKALAPKGIIFSGGPSSVYAEDAPHVDPAIYDLGVPIFGICYGMQLMAHQLDGKVERSAKREYGKADIDFEQGTALVAGLESRQTVWMSHGDHVVELPTGFKLDAGTESAPIAAMSNDERKLFAVQFHPEVRHSVHGNEMISNFLYQICGCDGKWTMESFIDEAIQDIRNQVGDKKVLCALSGGVDSSVVAMLIHRAIGDQLTCMFIDHGLLRKGEAESVMETFVGKFDIHVVKIDARERFMSKLAGVEDPEQKRKIIGNEFIYCFDEESAKLGDFAFLAQGTLYTDIVESGTATAQTIKSHHNVGGLPEDMKFSLIEPLNTLFKDEVRKLGEELGMPRAIVWRQPFPGPGLAIRVLGEVTEDKLTIVRDSDYILQEEIAKAGLDREIWQYFTALPNMKSVGVMGDARTYSYTVGVRAVTSIDGMTADWARIPWDILEKISVRIVNEVENVNRVVYDITSKPPATIEWE